A genomic segment from Sparus aurata chromosome 20, fSpaAur1.1, whole genome shotgun sequence encodes:
- the LOC115571739 gene encoding transcription factor Sox-9-A-like translates to MNLLDPYLKMTEEQDKCLSDAPSPSMSEDSAGSPCPSGSGSDTENTRPSENGLLRADGDFKKDEEDKFPACIRDAVSQVLKGYDWTLVPMPVRVNGSSKNKPHVKRPMNAFMVWAQAARRKLADQYPHLHNAELSKTLGKLWRLLNEGEKRPFVEEAERLRVQHKKDHPDYKYQPRRRKSVKNGQGESEDGSEQTHISPNAIFKALQQADSPASSMGEVHSPGEHSGSQGPPTPPTTPKTDVSSGKMDLKREGGLRSLTDGPVGRQLNIDFRDVDIGELSSDVISHIETFDVNEFDQYLPPNGHPGSASGPGNTTPVSYTGTYTISSGAPVSPQAGGVAAWMAKSQNQQGQQQQQHTLTTLGSGGGASEAASSQHRTQIKTEQLSPSHYSEQQGSPQHVTYSPFNLQHYSPSSSYPAISRAQQYDYSDHQGGTAASAAAAASYYSHAGAGQGSGLYSTFSYMSSPSQRPMYTPIADNTGVPSIPQSSPQHWEQAPVYTQLTRP, encoded by the exons ATGAATCTCCTCGACCCTTACCTGAAGATGACGGAGGAACAAGACAAGTGTCTCTCTGACGCCCCGAGCCCGAGCATGTCCGAGGACTCCGCGGGCTCTCCGTGCCCGTCCGGCTCGGGCTCCGACACCGAGAACACCCGGCCGTCGGAGAACGGGCTGCTGCGGGCGGACGGAGACTTCAAGAAGGACGAGGAAGATAAGTTCCCCGCTTGCATCCGCGACGCCGTGTCCCAGGTGCTCAAGGGCTACGACTGGACCCTGGTGCCTATGCCGGTGCGCGTTAACGGATCCTCTAAGAACAAGCCTCACGTAAAGAGACCGATGAATGCCTTCATGGTGTGGGCTCAGGCTGCGCGGAGGAAGCTGGCGGATCAGTACCCACACCTGCACAACGCGGAGCTCAGCAAGACTCTGGGGAAACTGTGGAG ACTTCTCAACGAGGGCGAGAAGCGGCCGTTCGTGGAGGAGGCTGAGCGGCTCCGGGTGCAGCACAAGAAGGATCACCCGGACTACAAATACCAGCCCCGGCGGAGAAAGTCGGTGAAGAACGGGCAGGGCGAGTCGGAGGACGGCAGCGAGCAGACGCACATTTCCCCCAACGCCATCTTCAAAGCTCTCCAGCAGGCGGACTCCCCGGCCTCCAGCATGGGAGAGGTGCACTCTCCGGGTGAGCACTCAG gCTCCCAGGGGCCCCCCACCCCTCCCACCACCCCAAAGACTGATGTCAGCTCAGGCAAGATGGACCTTAAGCGCGAGGGAGGCCTCCGCTCTCTCACCGATGGCCCTGTTGGGCGCCAGCTCAACATCGACTTCCGCGACGTGGACATCGGCGAGCTCAGCAGCGATGTCATCTCCCACATCGAGACCTTCGACGTCAACGAGTTCGACCAGTACCTCCCCCCCAACGGCCACCCTGGCTCTGCGAGCGGCCCTGGCAACACCACCCCGGTCAGCTACACCGGCACCTACACCATCAGCAGTGGCGCTCCTGTCAGCCCGCAGGCCGGGGGTGTCGCAGCCTGGATGGCCAAGAGCCAAAaccagcagggacagcagcagcagcagcacaccctCACCACCCtgggcagcggcggcggcgccTCAGAGGCGGCCTCGTCCCAGCACAGGACCCAGATCAAGACGGAGCAGCTGAGCCCGAGCCACTACAGCGAGCAGCAGGGCTCCCCGCAGCACGTCACCTACAGCCCCTTCAACCTGCAGCACTACAGCCCCTCTTCCTCCTACCCGGCCATCTCCAGGGCGCAGCAGTACGACTACTCCGACCACCAGGGGGGCACCGCCGCCTCTgcagccgccgccgcctccTACTACAGCCACGCGGGGGCGGGGCAGGGCTCAGGGCTGTACTCGACTTTCAGCTACATGAGCAGCCCCAGCCAGAGGCCCATGTACACGCCCATCGCTGACAACACGGGGGTTCCCTCCATCCCACAGAGCAGCCCGCAGCACTGGGAGCAGGCGCCGGTTTACACCCAGCTCACCAGACCCtga